A genomic region of Runella rosea contains the following coding sequences:
- the leuC gene encoding 3-isopropylmalate dehydratase large subunit, with product MSNQPSTLFDKVWDAHVVRKIEDGPDVFFIDRHFIHEVTSPVAFLGLESRGIGVLFPERTFATADHNTPTINQHLPVEDPLSANQLKALETNTAKYGISHWGLGHAKNGIVHVVGPENGITLPGMTIVCGDSHTSTHGAFGAIAFGIGTSEVEMVLASQCIMQPKPKKMRITINGKLGKGVLPKDAVLYIISQISASGATGYFVEYAGEVFENMSMEGRMTVCNMSIEMGARGGMIAPDETAFAYLKGREQAPKGEAWDKALAYWKTLKTDEGATFDLEYTYDAANIEPQITYGTNPGLGTGISQHIPKAEDVLDGGASYAKSLAYMGFAEDDTIIGKPIDYVFLGSCTNGRIEDFRAFASIVKGRKKADNVTAWLVPGSHIVEAQIKEEGILDILTEAGFLLRQPGCSACLAMNDDKIPAGKYAVSTSNRNFEGRQGPGARTLLASPYVAAAAAVTGKVTDPREFL from the coding sequence ATGTCAAACCAACCAAGTACCCTCTTCGACAAAGTGTGGGATGCCCACGTTGTCCGCAAGATTGAAGACGGACCCGATGTGTTCTTCATTGACCGTCACTTTATTCACGAAGTAACCAGCCCGGTGGCCTTCTTGGGCCTTGAAAGTCGCGGAATTGGTGTGCTTTTTCCTGAGCGCACCTTTGCCACTGCCGACCACAACACACCAACCATCAATCAACATTTGCCGGTAGAAGACCCGCTTTCGGCCAATCAGTTGAAAGCCCTCGAAACCAACACCGCGAAGTACGGTATTTCGCACTGGGGGTTGGGCCACGCCAAAAACGGAATTGTGCACGTAGTTGGGCCTGAAAACGGTATCACCCTTCCAGGTATGACCATCGTTTGCGGTGATTCTCACACGTCTACCCACGGCGCTTTTGGAGCGATTGCCTTCGGTATCGGTACTTCAGAAGTCGAAATGGTATTGGCGTCGCAGTGTATTATGCAGCCAAAACCCAAGAAAATGCGCATTACCATCAATGGTAAATTGGGTAAAGGCGTATTGCCAAAAGATGCGGTTCTGTACATTATTTCGCAGATTTCGGCCAGTGGTGCTACGGGTTATTTCGTAGAATATGCCGGCGAAGTGTTTGAAAATATGAGCATGGAAGGCCGCATGACGGTTTGTAACATGTCGATCGAAATGGGCGCGCGCGGTGGTATGATCGCTCCAGATGAAACCGCATTTGCGTACCTCAAAGGTCGTGAACAAGCTCCTAAAGGCGAAGCCTGGGACAAAGCGTTGGCCTACTGGAAAACCCTCAAAACCGACGAAGGCGCCACCTTTGATTTAGAATATACCTACGACGCGGCCAACATCGAACCCCAAATTACGTACGGAACCAATCCGGGCTTGGGAACGGGTATCTCTCAACATATTCCTAAAGCCGAAGACGTATTGGACGGCGGTGCATCGTATGCGAAATCTTTGGCCTACATGGGCTTTGCAGAAGATGATACCATCATTGGCAAACCGATTGACTACGTGTTTTTGGGAAGCTGTACCAACGGCCGCATCGAAGATTTCCGGGCGTTTGCGTCTATCGTGAAAGGCCGTAAGAAAGCCGATAATGTAACGGCGTGGCTGGTGCCGGGCTCGCACATTGTAGAAGCCCAAATCAAAGAAGAAGGTATTTTAGATATTTTGACCGAAGCAGGTTTCTTACTGCGTCAACCGGGATGTTCGGCTTGTTTGGCGATGAACGATGATAAGATTCCAGCAGGCAAATACGCCGTCAGTACCTCAAACCGCAACTTTGAAGGCCGCCAAGGCCCGGGAGCACGTACGCTGTTGGCCAGCCCTTACGTAGCTGCGGCTGCCGCCGTCACCGGAAAAGTAACTGATCCACGGGAGTTTTTGTAA
- the ilvC gene encoding ketol-acid reductoisomerase — translation MAQINFGGSVEEVVTREEFPLEKAREVLANETIAVIGYGVQGPGQSLNMRDNGFNVIVGQRKGKTYDKAVADGWVPGETLFEIEEALEKGTIICFLLSDAAQIELWPTVKKALVPGKSLYFSHGFGVTYKEQTGIVPPADVDVFLVAPKGSGTSLRRLFVEGKGLNSSFAVYQDASGNARTKCIAMGIGVGSGYLFETDFYREVTSDLTGERGTLMGAIQGIFAAQYEVLRENGHSPSEAFNETVEELTQSLMPLVAENGMDWMYANCSTTAQRGALDWWKPFKEATKPVFQKLYDSVKSGEQANISITRNSQPDYREKLEVELAELRDSEMWIAGAAVRSLRPERN, via the coding sequence ATGGCACAAATCAATTTCGGCGGGAGCGTAGAAGAAGTAGTAACCCGCGAAGAATTTCCTCTTGAAAAAGCACGTGAAGTATTGGCAAATGAAACAATCGCCGTTATTGGTTACGGTGTTCAGGGCCCTGGTCAGAGCTTAAATATGCGCGATAACGGTTTCAACGTAATTGTTGGACAACGTAAAGGAAAAACCTACGATAAAGCAGTAGCAGACGGATGGGTTCCTGGTGAAACTCTTTTCGAAATCGAAGAAGCCCTCGAAAAAGGAACCATCATTTGTTTCTTATTGTCGGATGCTGCCCAAATTGAATTGTGGCCAACCGTAAAGAAAGCGCTTGTTCCTGGCAAGTCTCTGTATTTCTCACACGGTTTTGGTGTAACTTATAAAGAACAAACAGGTATCGTTCCACCAGCTGATGTGGATGTGTTTTTGGTAGCTCCTAAAGGCTCAGGAACGTCACTTCGTCGTTTGTTTGTAGAAGGAAAAGGTCTTAACTCTTCTTTTGCCGTATATCAGGATGCTTCAGGTAACGCCCGTACAAAATGTATCGCGATGGGTATCGGTGTAGGTTCAGGCTATTTGTTTGAAACTGATTTCTACCGCGAAGTTACGTCTGACCTTACTGGTGAGCGTGGAACGTTGATGGGTGCTATCCAAGGAATTTTTGCCGCTCAATACGAAGTATTGCGCGAAAACGGTCACTCGCCATCAGAAGCATTCAACGAAACCGTAGAAGAATTAACGCAATCATTGATGCCGCTCGTGGCTGAAAACGGTATGGATTGGATGTATGCCAACTGCTCAACCACTGCACAACGCGGTGCCCTTGACTGGTGGAAACCTTTCAAAGAAGCCACTAAGCCTGTATTCCAGAAACTGTACGATTCAGTAAAATCAGGTGAGCAGGCCAATATCTCCATCACACGCAACTCGCAGCCTGACTACCGTGAGAAACTCGAAGTAGAATTGGCTGAGCTTCGTGATTCAGAAATGTGGATTGCAGGAGCAGCTGTACGTAGCTTGCGTCCGGAACGTAACTGA
- the ilvD gene encoding dihydroxy-acid dehydratase, which translates to MSEQLNKFSRTLTQEVTNPAAKAMLYGVGLTKEDMQKAQIGIASTGYEGNTCNMHLNGLSVHVKKGIQENGMVGLIFHTIGVSDGMTNGNDGMSYSLPSRDLIADSIENVVGAQWYDGVIAVVGCDKNMPGAMMAIARLNRPAMLVYGGTIRTGEYKGQKLDIISAFEALGKKFAGTISEEDYEGVIQNAIPGAGACGGMYTANTMASSMEAMGLTLPNSSTYPATHEGKKAECIAIGAAMKQLLEKNICPRDIMTRKAFENAMTVVMALGGSTNAVLHYLAIARAAEVDFTLKDIQDISDRTPLIADLKPSGKYYMEDVLAIGGVPAIMKYLYQQGLLHGDCLTVTGKTIAENLAEAPDLNFDTQKIIFPLSTPLKPTGHLQIMYGNLATEGAVAKITGKEGERFEGTAKVCEREEEVIEYISKGEIKAGHVIVIRNEGPKGGPGMPEMLKPTSAVMGAGLGDKIAMITDGRFSGGTHGFVVGHITPEAYMGGTIGLVKDGDKITIDAVNNVLQLHVSDEELAERRKEWKQPEPPFKKGTLGKYIRNVKSASEGCVTDEA; encoded by the coding sequence ATGTCAGAACAACTTAACAAATTCAGCCGCACTCTTACGCAAGAAGTAACAAATCCCGCCGCCAAAGCCATGCTCTATGGCGTAGGATTGACCAAAGAAGACATGCAAAAAGCCCAAATTGGCATTGCCAGTACGGGTTATGAAGGAAACACCTGCAACATGCACCTCAACGGATTGTCGGTGCATGTAAAAAAAGGAATTCAGGAAAATGGCATGGTCGGCCTTATTTTTCACACCATTGGTGTATCCGATGGCATGACTAACGGCAACGACGGGATGAGCTACTCGCTGCCAAGCCGTGACTTGATTGCCGATTCTATCGAAAACGTAGTGGGTGCCCAATGGTACGACGGAGTGATTGCGGTGGTAGGTTGTGACAAAAATATGCCAGGAGCCATGATGGCCATTGCCCGGTTGAACCGCCCAGCCATGTTGGTCTACGGCGGAACGATCCGGACGGGAGAATATAAAGGACAGAAACTCGACATTATTTCGGCGTTTGAAGCCTTGGGCAAGAAGTTTGCCGGAACGATTTCGGAAGAAGACTACGAAGGAGTTATTCAAAATGCCATTCCTGGTGCAGGAGCTTGCGGCGGAATGTACACGGCCAATACCATGGCTAGCTCAATGGAAGCAATGGGCTTAACGCTGCCCAATTCATCGACCTATCCGGCCACGCACGAAGGCAAAAAAGCGGAGTGTATCGCCATTGGAGCGGCCATGAAACAATTGCTGGAGAAAAACATTTGCCCGCGCGACATCATGACGCGCAAAGCCTTTGAAAACGCCATGACGGTGGTGATGGCGCTGGGCGGTTCGACCAACGCCGTGTTGCATTATCTGGCCATTGCCCGTGCCGCAGAAGTAGATTTTACGCTAAAAGATATTCAGGATATTTCGGACCGTACGCCATTGATTGCCGACCTTAAACCGTCTGGTAAGTATTATATGGAAGATGTATTGGCCATTGGCGGAGTTCCAGCCATTATGAAATATTTATATCAGCAGGGTCTTTTGCACGGCGATTGCTTGACCGTAACGGGTAAAACCATTGCTGAGAATTTGGCCGAAGCACCTGATTTGAATTTCGATACCCAAAAAATCATTTTCCCGCTTTCGACACCCCTCAAACCCACGGGACACTTACAAATCATGTACGGAAACTTGGCAACGGAAGGTGCCGTGGCTAAGATTACTGGCAAAGAAGGTGAGCGTTTTGAAGGAACGGCCAAGGTATGTGAGCGCGAAGAAGAAGTCATAGAATACATTTCAAAAGGTGAAATCAAAGCGGGGCATGTCATCGTGATTCGCAATGAAGGCCCCAAAGGCGGTCCGGGTATGCCCGAAATGCTTAAACCTACCTCGGCGGTGATGGGAGCGGGTCTGGGTGACAAAATCGCGATGATTACCGATGGTCGTTTTTCGGGTGGTACGCATGGTTTTGTGGTGGGCCACATCACGCCAGAAGCCTACATGGGCGGAACCATTGGCCTGGTAAAAGACGGCGATAAAATTACGATTGATGCCGTAAACAACGTATTGCAACTGCACGTCTCGGACGAAGAACTGGCCGAGCGTCGTAAGGAGTGGAAACAACCCGAGCCGCCGTTTAAAAAAGGGACGTTAGGCAAATACATCCGCAATGTGAAGTCGGCAAGCGAAGGCTGTGTAACGGATGAAGCGTAA
- the ilvB gene encoding biosynthetic-type acetolactate synthase large subunit yields MTTTDVIAEGPRFLSGAQALMESLIAEGTEVIFGYPGGAIMPTYDALFDYSDRLDHILVRHEQGAGHAAQGYARTSGKPGVCLVTSGPGGTNLVTPIADAIIDCTPLVCIIGQVKSTLLGTDAFQETDIIGVTTPVCKWNYQITHPDEVPEVMAKAFYIATSGKPGPVVIDFTRDAQVGMMDKPYQYKKIEGLTSYKPRIVPKDEHVQKAAELINNAKKPYILFGHGVLISGAMEELKAFAEKTDIPCASTLLGLSAMPIDHPNYVGWLGMHGNYGPNVLTDQADVIIAIGMRFDDRVTGDATKYIRQARVVHIEIDPSEIDKIIKAEAPVVGDAKEALRKLLPLVKANNHSTWRNEFKKFDVIEEQKVTRRELKEEGEIKMAEVVNMLSQKTNGEACIVADVGQHQMIAARYYQFKNPHSYIASGGLGTMGFAIPAAFGAKKGAPDREVVAFIGDGCFQMTIQELGTIAQSGLAVKLIILNNNYLGMVRQWQQLFFEKRYSFVELKNPDFVTIAKGFGITGHTCSERDNLSDSLDALLKSDKPYLLEVIVEKEENVFPMVPAGASVVDIRLD; encoded by the coding sequence ATGACAACAACAGACGTTATTGCCGAAGGTCCTCGGTTTTTGTCGGGAGCGCAGGCGCTCATGGAATCACTGATTGCCGAAGGGACGGAAGTGATTTTTGGCTACCCGGGCGGTGCCATCATGCCTACGTATGATGCCCTCTTTGATTATTCTGACCGCCTAGACCATATTTTGGTACGGCATGAGCAAGGTGCTGGACACGCGGCGCAGGGATACGCCCGTACCAGCGGAAAACCCGGCGTTTGTCTGGTGACTTCTGGCCCTGGCGGTACTAATTTAGTGACGCCCATCGCCGATGCAATTATCGACTGTACGCCTTTGGTGTGCATCATTGGACAGGTAAAGTCAACTTTGCTAGGAACGGATGCTTTTCAGGAAACCGATATTATTGGGGTAACAACCCCCGTATGTAAGTGGAACTATCAAATCACCCACCCAGACGAAGTGCCAGAAGTAATGGCTAAGGCGTTTTACATCGCCACTTCTGGAAAACCGGGTCCCGTAGTGATTGACTTCACGCGGGATGCCCAAGTCGGGATGATGGATAAGCCCTATCAATACAAAAAAATAGAAGGTTTGACCAGCTATAAACCACGTATTGTGCCCAAAGATGAACACGTTCAGAAAGCGGCGGAATTAATCAATAATGCAAAAAAACCCTATATTTTATTTGGGCACGGCGTATTGATTTCGGGTGCGATGGAAGAGCTGAAGGCATTTGCCGAAAAAACCGATATTCCTTGCGCCAGTACTTTATTGGGATTGTCGGCGATGCCGATTGACCACCCCAATTATGTGGGTTGGTTAGGAATGCACGGCAATTATGGCCCCAATGTATTGACCGACCAAGCTGATGTCATTATTGCCATTGGAATGCGTTTTGACGACCGTGTTACGGGCGATGCCACCAAATACATTCGTCAGGCTAGGGTGGTGCATATTGAGATAGATCCGTCAGAGATTGATAAAATCATCAAGGCAGAAGCGCCAGTGGTGGGAGATGCCAAGGAAGCTTTGCGGAAGCTACTTCCCTTGGTGAAGGCCAATAATCACTCTACATGGCGCAATGAATTCAAGAAATTTGACGTCATCGAAGAGCAGAAAGTAACCCGCCGTGAGTTGAAGGAAGAAGGTGAAATCAAGATGGCGGAAGTGGTAAATATGCTTTCCCAAAAAACCAACGGAGAAGCCTGCATTGTTGCGGACGTAGGTCAGCACCAGATGATTGCGGCGCGATATTACCAATTTAAAAACCCACATTCATACATTGCTTCGGGCGGATTAGGAACCATGGGTTTTGCCATTCCAGCGGCGTTTGGGGCTAAAAAAGGTGCTCCAGACCGCGAAGTGGTAGCCTTTATCGGCGATGGTTGTTTTCAGATGACCATTCAAGAATTGGGAACCATTGCGCAGAGCGGATTAGCCGTAAAATTGATTATTCTCAACAATAATTATTTGGGAATGGTACGGCAGTGGCAACAGCTGTTTTTCGAAAAGCGCTATTCATTTGTGGAACTGAAAAACCCCGATTTTGTAACCATTGCCAAAGGCTTTGGTATTACGGGCCATACCTGCTCTGAGCGCGATAACCTGAGCGACTCACTAGATGCCTTGCTCAAATCAGATAAACCGTATTTGTTGGAAGTAATCGTGGAGAAAGAAGAAAACGTATTTCCAATGGTCCCTGCTGGGGCTTCGGTTGTTGATATTCGGTTGGACTAG
- a CDS encoding SemiSWEET transporter: MLEIMGYAAGALTTLAFIPQVLQIYRTKSAKDVSLAMFLLFTVGVALWLGYGIMAHSFPVVAANATTLILSFVILYFKWKYTRSSNI; encoded by the coding sequence ATGTTAGAGATAATGGGCTATGCAGCGGGTGCGTTAACCACGCTTGCCTTTATTCCCCAGGTTTTACAGATTTACCGTACCAAATCTGCCAAAGACGTTTCACTGGCCATGTTTTTGTTGTTTACCGTTGGTGTAGCGCTTTGGCTCGGTTATGGCATCATGGCGCATTCTTTTCCAGTTGTGGCCGCCAACGCCACCACGCTGATTCTTTCGTTTGTTATTCTTTATTTTAAATGGAAATACACCCGTTCTTCCAATATATAG
- the ilvA gene encoding threonine ammonia-lyase IlvA — MSLASEKHKPKAADLPTFDNILQAAERIRKVVKHTDLELNLNFSERYEANIYFKREDLQVVRSYKIRGAYNKMASLSAEALEKGVVCASAGNHAQGVAYACNKMQVRGRIFMPSTTPAQKVKQVKLFGKDQIEVVLHGDTYDDAYHAAKHFCESNEATFIHPFDDVQVMEGQGTVGLEIFRDADFKIDYLLFAIGGGGLASGVTTVFKQLSPATKLIGVEPLGSPTMYTAIKENHVVTLENIDKFVDGAAVKRAGEHTFEVCRKNLDSILLVPEGKVCSTILQLYNEEAIVVEPAGALTVAALDQIKDEIKGKDVVLLIGGGNNDITRTEEIKERSLLYEGLKHYFIIRFPQRSGAFKEFLNHVLGPNDDIAHFEYSKKTARERGPALVGIELRHKEDFEPLLARMQEHNMQFEYINNKPDLFEFLI, encoded by the coding sequence ATGAGTCTCGCCTCCGAAAAACACAAGCCTAAAGCTGCGGATTTGCCCACATTTGACAATATTTTGCAGGCCGCTGAGCGAATTCGAAAAGTGGTAAAGCACACCGATTTGGAGCTAAACCTCAATTTTTCGGAACGTTATGAAGCCAATATTTACTTCAAACGGGAAGATTTGCAGGTGGTGCGCTCTTACAAGATTCGGGGTGCGTACAACAAAATGGCGAGCTTGTCGGCCGAGGCGCTTGAAAAAGGGGTGGTGTGTGCTTCCGCGGGAAACCACGCCCAGGGTGTAGCCTATGCCTGTAACAAAATGCAGGTTCGCGGCCGAATCTTCATGCCCAGTACCACGCCCGCCCAAAAGGTAAAACAGGTCAAACTTTTCGGAAAAGACCAAATTGAAGTGGTACTGCACGGCGATACGTACGACGATGCCTACCATGCTGCCAAGCACTTTTGTGAAAGCAATGAGGCAACCTTCATTCATCCCTTCGACGACGTGCAGGTGATGGAAGGGCAGGGGACCGTCGGGTTGGAAATCTTCCGGGATGCTGATTTTAAAATTGATTATTTACTGTTTGCCATCGGTGGCGGTGGCCTGGCCTCGGGCGTAACGACGGTGTTTAAACAATTGAGCCCCGCCACAAAACTCATTGGGGTAGAGCCGCTTGGCTCTCCGACCATGTACACGGCCATCAAGGAAAATCACGTAGTAACGCTCGAAAACATTGATAAATTTGTAGATGGAGCGGCCGTAAAACGTGCTGGTGAGCATACGTTTGAAGTGTGTCGCAAGAATCTGGATTCTATTTTGTTGGTTCCCGAAGGAAAAGTATGCTCTACTATCTTGCAATTGTATAACGAAGAAGCTATCGTGGTTGAGCCAGCGGGCGCGCTTACGGTAGCAGCACTCGACCAAATCAAGGATGAAATCAAGGGCAAAGATGTAGTATTGCTGATTGGCGGTGGCAACAACGACATTACCCGTACCGAAGAAATAAAAGAGCGCAGTTTGCTTTACGAAGGACTCAAGCATTACTTTATCATTCGGTTTCCGCAACGTTCGGGTGCATTCAAGGAATTTTTGAACCATGTTCTTGGACCTAACGACGACATTGCGCACTTTGAATACTCTAAAAAAACTGCTCGTGAGCGCGGCCCTGCCTTGGTAGGTATCGAATTGCGCCACAAAGAAGATTTTGAACCGCTTCTGGCCCGAATGCAGGAGCACAACATGCAATTTGAATACATCAATAATAAGCCCGATTTATTTGAGTTTTTGATATGA
- a CDS encoding helix-turn-helix transcriptional regulator, whose product MLRVPSSISAQQFQSLKIQDMTFVAYRSDVYPERNEIFFEEHAVVVVLEGEKKFISPNQDLHVHKGQILFFQRGCYSMNESIGSDYRSLVFFFHEKLLKEFVNQNQTLFVQADSDPTQPILVLQSSPTFEKFIDSLLPYFNSQTPYLNQFLRLKFQELLLHLIEIDTSGQLKSILFNIYKGQKTELEYLLNNYYLKPLTISELAHLSGRSLSAFKRDFEEQFHTSPANWIKQKRLEQAAFLLKNANKNVSEVSMEIGYESVSHFIKAYKEKYGFTPKKHD is encoded by the coding sequence ATGCTTCGCGTCCCTTCCTCTATCAGTGCCCAACAGTTTCAGTCCCTGAAAATTCAGGACATGACCTTTGTGGCCTATCGGAGTGATGTATACCCAGAGCGTAATGAGATTTTCTTTGAAGAGCATGCCGTGGTGGTGGTGTTGGAAGGAGAGAAAAAATTTATTTCACCCAATCAGGATTTGCATGTTCACAAAGGGCAGATTTTGTTTTTCCAACGAGGCTGCTATTCCATGAATGAATCTATTGGGAGCGATTACCGAAGTCTGGTTTTTTTCTTTCATGAAAAATTGCTCAAAGAATTTGTCAACCAAAATCAGACACTGTTTGTGCAGGCAGATTCAGACCCTACGCAGCCTATTTTGGTGCTTCAGTCCTCACCGACCTTCGAGAAGTTCATTGATTCACTTCTCCCTTATTTTAATTCTCAAACGCCGTATTTAAACCAATTTTTGCGGCTTAAATTTCAGGAGTTGCTGCTTCACCTGATTGAGATAGACACGTCCGGACAACTCAAATCCATTCTGTTTAATATTTACAAAGGCCAAAAGACAGAGTTAGAATACCTCTTAAACAACTACTACTTAAAACCCCTGACAATAAGTGAATTGGCGCACTTATCAGGACGTAGTTTGTCGGCTTTCAAACGTGACTTTGAAGAACAATTTCACACTTCTCCTGCCAACTGGATCAAACAAAAACGCTTGGAACAAGCGGCTTTCCTTCTCAAAAATGCCAACAAAAACGTCTCGGAAGTAAGCATGGAAATTGGGTACGAAAGCGTCTCCCATTTTATCAAGGCATACAAAGAAAAATACGGTTTTACGCCAAAAAAACACGATTGA
- a CDS encoding class I SAM-dependent methyltransferase, whose product MNQSYYKQYYQIEREHWWFIVRNQIIINHLKQTLPNQRPLKVLNVGVATGHLSELLEVFGNVKSVEYDPECYAFTKANVLIDLIQGSILELPFADDTYDLVCAFDVIEHVEEHQLAVDEMKRVCKPQGLVCVTVPSFMFLWNRHDEVNHHVRRYTMPVLEGLFKKSGSIVFSSYFNFWLFFPIAFFRLLSKLLPLHRQKIEDAGSDFTVMNGPFFQNIFGRIFKTEDRLIQKKIKLFVGVSALLTWQKTK is encoded by the coding sequence ATGAATCAGTCGTATTATAAACAATATTATCAGATAGAGCGTGAGCATTGGTGGTTTATAGTGCGGAATCAGATTATTATCAATCATTTGAAGCAGACCTTACCAAACCAACGTCCGCTTAAAGTCCTGAATGTAGGCGTGGCTACTGGGCATTTGTCGGAGTTGCTTGAAGTATTTGGAAACGTAAAATCAGTCGAATACGATCCAGAATGTTATGCTTTTACCAAAGCAAATGTATTGATTGATTTGATTCAAGGCTCAATTCTCGAATTACCTTTTGCCGATGATACCTACGATTTGGTCTGTGCATTCGACGTAATTGAACACGTTGAAGAACATCAATTGGCGGTCGATGAAATGAAACGAGTGTGTAAGCCCCAAGGCTTGGTGTGTGTGACGGTTCCTTCATTTATGTTTTTATGGAATCGCCACGATGAAGTTAACCACCATGTACGTCGCTACACGATGCCGGTACTCGAAGGGTTATTTAAGAAAAGCGGAAGCATTGTGTTCAGCAGTTATTTTAATTTTTGGCTGTTTTTTCCAATTGCTTTTTTTCGATTACTGTCAAAATTGCTGCCCTTGCATCGGCAAAAGATAGAAGATGCAGGTTCAGATTTTACCGTAATGAACGGCCCGTTTTTTCAAAATATATTTGGCCGTATTTTTAAAACTGAAGACAGGTTGATTCAAAAAAAAATAAAACTGTTTGTGGGCGTGTCGGCCCTGCTTACGTGGCAAAAGACAAAATAA
- the leuD gene encoding 3-isopropylmalate dehydratase small subunit, translated as MAYDQFTILKSSAVPLPLENVDTDQIIPARFLKATKREGFGDNLFRDWRYNPDNSPKADFVLNNPIYSGKILVGGRNFGSGSSREHAAWAIYDYGFRCVISSFFADIFKNNSINVGILPVTVSPEFLDKIFLAIEKDPKTELEVSLPEQTVTILATGEKESFDINGYKKHNLLNGFDDIDYLRAMKEEIGAFEAALLF; from the coding sequence ATGGCATACGATCAATTCACCATATTAAAAAGTTCGGCGGTACCTCTTCCTTTGGAGAACGTGGATACCGACCAAATCATCCCCGCCCGTTTTTTGAAAGCCACCAAGCGGGAAGGCTTCGGCGATAATCTTTTTCGCGATTGGCGCTATAATCCTGACAATTCACCCAAAGCCGATTTTGTACTCAACAACCCAATTTACTCCGGCAAAATCCTTGTTGGCGGTCGTAACTTCGGAAGCGGTTCGAGCCGTGAGCACGCCGCTTGGGCCATCTACGATTACGGTTTCCGTTGCGTCATTTCGAGTTTTTTCGCCGATATTTTCAAGAATAATTCCATCAACGTGGGGATTTTGCCCGTAACGGTATCTCCTGAATTTTTGGATAAGATCTTTTTGGCAATTGAAAAAGACCCAAAAACCGAATTGGAAGTAAGCTTGCCTGAACAAACGGTGACTATCCTGGCAACGGGTGAAAAAGAGTCTTTCGATATCAACGGTTACAAAAAACACAATCTGTTAAACGGCTTCGATGATATCGATTATCTGCGGGCCATGAAAGAGGAAATCGGCGCTTTTGAGGCCGCCCTTCTTTTCTAA
- the ilvN gene encoding acetolactate synthase small subunit, whose translation MTTYTICIFTENTFGLLNKITILFTRRRVNIESLTVSETERKGVSRYTITIKHDKREEVEKLVRQIRKVVEVLAVFGYLDDEVVYNEIALFKIATPIGTRPIDIETINKVYKAWVVYWGLDYVVIEKAGNETEIMDFFRYIKPYGILEFVKSGRVAVGKTPQGLVEYLPQEVHGEYYA comes from the coding sequence ATGACGACTTACACCATCTGTATATTTACCGAAAATACTTTCGGATTGTTAAATAAAATTACAATTCTTTTCACCCGCCGGCGGGTCAATATTGAAAGTTTGACGGTGTCGGAGACCGAACGAAAAGGAGTGTCGCGGTACACCATTACCATCAAGCATGACAAACGCGAAGAAGTTGAAAAACTGGTTCGTCAAATCCGCAAAGTGGTGGAAGTTTTGGCCGTGTTTGGTTACCTAGACGATGAGGTTGTGTACAACGAAATCGCGCTTTTCAAAATCGCGACTCCTATCGGTACCCGACCCATCGACATCGAAACCATCAACAAAGTGTACAAAGCTTGGGTGGTTTATTGGGGGCTCGACTACGTGGTCATTGAGAAGGCGGGCAATGAAACTGAAATCATGGATTTCTTCCGGTATATCAAGCCTTACGGAATCCTTGAGTTCGTAAAATCAGGCCGTGTGGCCGTGGGAAAAACCCCCCAGGGGTTGGTGGAGTACCTTCCGCAGGAGGTACATGGCGAGTATTATGCTTAA